A genomic window from Pecten maximus chromosome 4, xPecMax1.1, whole genome shotgun sequence includes:
- the LOC117326021 gene encoding membrane progestin receptor beta-like isoform X1 — translation MLTDLLDSRRNAAIQGNRSEGDKMPTPLVPTTTRQCVPEVFHVPHVETGFRTPHQPWRYYLYSFFQKHNECVNCWTHLLGMFLALLRAAQFAQNHSMIGDPHMWPLTAGLITMVLMYLCSTVAHCFSNKSELVYYTAFMIDYAGIGLFGVGSVILHHHYCHDDPWLNSWLQANAVVLSVVMGMLVCLCCSASLFLYEPPYPFARTMWQMSSVISIYLLNTVPIVLRLVQYDRVDLWHSSLDHHIQHMIWFAVAGFFFSSDVPQRFFPGRFDFVGHSHQIFHLCIIMVTEKQLDSITHELERLAPKFSTMALPTFWNSIGAVILASFFNGLVVVFCHFYVRNMLDKKKKVE, via the coding sequence GGAATCGGAGTGAAGGAGACAAGATGCCAACGCCCCTTGTTCCCACCACCACAAGGCAGTGTGTACCGGAAGTGTTCCATGTGCCACATGTGGAGACTGGGTTCCGTACCCCTCACCAGCCCTGGCGCTACTACCTTTACAGCTTTTTCCAGAAACACAATGAATGTGTCAACTGCTGGACCCACTTACTGGGCATGTTCTTGGCACTCCTCCGGGCCGCACAGTTCGCACAGAACCACAGCATGATTGGAGATCCCCACATGTGGCCCCTTACGGCAGGTCTGATCACCATGGTGCTGATGTACCTGTGTAGCACGGTCGCTCATTGTTTCTCCAACAAATCAGAACTTGTATATTACACAGCCTTTATGATAGACTATGCGGGTATTGGACTATTCGGGGTAGGCAGTGTCATCCTCCATCACCACTATTGCCATGACGACCCCTGGTTGAACTCGTGGCTCCAGGCTAACGCTGTGGTGCTGAGTGTTGTTATGGGTATGCTCGTGTGTTTGTGCTGTAGCGCCTCCCTGTTCCTATACGAACCACCCTATCCTTTCGCGCGGACAATGTGGCAGATGTCGTCCGTGATCTCCATTTATCTGTTGAACACAGTTCCAATCGTACTCCGGCTTGTCCAGTACGATAGGGTTGACCTTTGGCACTCCAGTCTGGACCACCACATACAACATATGATTTGGTTTGCTGTGGCAGGATTCTTCTTCAGCTCGGACGTTCCTCAACGCTTCTTTCCCGGGAGGTTTGACTTTGTCGGCCACAGTCACCAGATTTTCCACCTTTGTATCATCATGGTGACGGAGAAACAGCTAGACAGCATCACCCACGAACTGGAGCGACTCGCACCGAAGTTTTCTACCATGGCTCTTCCTACTTTCTGGAACAGTATAGGAGCGGTGATTCTGGCGAGTTTTTTCAACGGACTTGTGGTTGTGTTTTGTCATTTCTACGTTAGAAATATGTTAGATAAGAAAAAGAAGGTTGAGTAG
- the LOC117326021 gene encoding membrane progestin receptor beta-like isoform X2 produces MACDLAHTRGNRSEGDKMPTPLVPTTTRQCVPEVFHVPHVETGFRTPHQPWRYYLYSFFQKHNECVNCWTHLLGMFLALLRAAQFAQNHSMIGDPHMWPLTAGLITMVLMYLCSTVAHCFSNKSELVYYTAFMIDYAGIGLFGVGSVILHHHYCHDDPWLNSWLQANAVVLSVVMGMLVCLCCSASLFLYEPPYPFARTMWQMSSVISIYLLNTVPIVLRLVQYDRVDLWHSSLDHHIQHMIWFAVAGFFFSSDVPQRFFPGRFDFVGHSHQIFHLCIIMVTEKQLDSITHELERLAPKFSTMALPTFWNSIGAVILASFFNGLVVVFCHFYVRNMLDKKKKVE; encoded by the coding sequence GGAATCGGAGTGAAGGAGACAAGATGCCAACGCCCCTTGTTCCCACCACCACAAGGCAGTGTGTACCGGAAGTGTTCCATGTGCCACATGTGGAGACTGGGTTCCGTACCCCTCACCAGCCCTGGCGCTACTACCTTTACAGCTTTTTCCAGAAACACAATGAATGTGTCAACTGCTGGACCCACTTACTGGGCATGTTCTTGGCACTCCTCCGGGCCGCACAGTTCGCACAGAACCACAGCATGATTGGAGATCCCCACATGTGGCCCCTTACGGCAGGTCTGATCACCATGGTGCTGATGTACCTGTGTAGCACGGTCGCTCATTGTTTCTCCAACAAATCAGAACTTGTATATTACACAGCCTTTATGATAGACTATGCGGGTATTGGACTATTCGGGGTAGGCAGTGTCATCCTCCATCACCACTATTGCCATGACGACCCCTGGTTGAACTCGTGGCTCCAGGCTAACGCTGTGGTGCTGAGTGTTGTTATGGGTATGCTCGTGTGTTTGTGCTGTAGCGCCTCCCTGTTCCTATACGAACCACCCTATCCTTTCGCGCGGACAATGTGGCAGATGTCGTCCGTGATCTCCATTTATCTGTTGAACACAGTTCCAATCGTACTCCGGCTTGTCCAGTACGATAGGGTTGACCTTTGGCACTCCAGTCTGGACCACCACATACAACATATGATTTGGTTTGCTGTGGCAGGATTCTTCTTCAGCTCGGACGTTCCTCAACGCTTCTTTCCCGGGAGGTTTGACTTTGTCGGCCACAGTCACCAGATTTTCCACCTTTGTATCATCATGGTGACGGAGAAACAGCTAGACAGCATCACCCACGAACTGGAGCGACTCGCACCGAAGTTTTCTACCATGGCTCTTCCTACTTTCTGGAACAGTATAGGAGCGGTGATTCTGGCGAGTTTTTTCAACGGACTTGTGGTTGTGTTTTGTCATTTCTACGTTAGAAATATGTTAGATAAGAAAAAGAAGGTTGAGTAG
- the LOC117326021 gene encoding membrane progestin receptor beta-like isoform X3: MPTPLVPTTTRQCVPEVFHVPHVETGFRTPHQPWRYYLYSFFQKHNECVNCWTHLLGMFLALLRAAQFAQNHSMIGDPHMWPLTAGLITMVLMYLCSTVAHCFSNKSELVYYTAFMIDYAGIGLFGVGSVILHHHYCHDDPWLNSWLQANAVVLSVVMGMLVCLCCSASLFLYEPPYPFARTMWQMSSVISIYLLNTVPIVLRLVQYDRVDLWHSSLDHHIQHMIWFAVAGFFFSSDVPQRFFPGRFDFVGHSHQIFHLCIIMVTEKQLDSITHELERLAPKFSTMALPTFWNSIGAVILASFFNGLVVVFCHFYVRNMLDKKKKVE; the protein is encoded by the coding sequence ATGCCAACGCCCCTTGTTCCCACCACCACAAGGCAGTGTGTACCGGAAGTGTTCCATGTGCCACATGTGGAGACTGGGTTCCGTACCCCTCACCAGCCCTGGCGCTACTACCTTTACAGCTTTTTCCAGAAACACAATGAATGTGTCAACTGCTGGACCCACTTACTGGGCATGTTCTTGGCACTCCTCCGGGCCGCACAGTTCGCACAGAACCACAGCATGATTGGAGATCCCCACATGTGGCCCCTTACGGCAGGTCTGATCACCATGGTGCTGATGTACCTGTGTAGCACGGTCGCTCATTGTTTCTCCAACAAATCAGAACTTGTATATTACACAGCCTTTATGATAGACTATGCGGGTATTGGACTATTCGGGGTAGGCAGTGTCATCCTCCATCACCACTATTGCCATGACGACCCCTGGTTGAACTCGTGGCTCCAGGCTAACGCTGTGGTGCTGAGTGTTGTTATGGGTATGCTCGTGTGTTTGTGCTGTAGCGCCTCCCTGTTCCTATACGAACCACCCTATCCTTTCGCGCGGACAATGTGGCAGATGTCGTCCGTGATCTCCATTTATCTGTTGAACACAGTTCCAATCGTACTCCGGCTTGTCCAGTACGATAGGGTTGACCTTTGGCACTCCAGTCTGGACCACCACATACAACATATGATTTGGTTTGCTGTGGCAGGATTCTTCTTCAGCTCGGACGTTCCTCAACGCTTCTTTCCCGGGAGGTTTGACTTTGTCGGCCACAGTCACCAGATTTTCCACCTTTGTATCATCATGGTGACGGAGAAACAGCTAGACAGCATCACCCACGAACTGGAGCGACTCGCACCGAAGTTTTCTACCATGGCTCTTCCTACTTTCTGGAACAGTATAGGAGCGGTGATTCTGGCGAGTTTTTTCAACGGACTTGTGGTTGTGTTTTGTCATTTCTACGTTAGAAATATGTTAGATAAGAAAAAGAAGGTTGAGTAG